Proteins from a single region of Candidatus Binatota bacterium:
- a CDS encoding ABC transporter substrate-binding protein, which translates to MIGILYTAPETPVRRAITGVFLALISLSAAILLLPGCNAPPRQPGTLAVALEAMPTQLDPRLATDAHSSRIGSLLFASLLRRDAGGRAVAWLASNWQAVDPLTWRFELRTDFVFHDRRPVTADDVVASYRALMDPDLGSPRKAMLASVQSIEKTGPYEVVFKLSQPDAAFLEAASFAVLPSDLAAERHLSSEQLIGAGPYRLLEVRHGDSVLLEAHPDYADGHPPIERIEFRVIPDETMRALELQHGSVDLVQNALDPDTVSWLKENADHLEIRRSPSNSFQYLGLNLDHPALADKRVRRAIAMAIDRQAIVDYLLAGRARVASGLLPPQHWAHHDGGPAIVYAPDRAGHLLDLAGYPRRGPDGTRLTLDYKTTTQQLRRRLAEAIAAQLSALGVELELSSWEWGTFYSDIKKGNFDSYSLAWVGISDPDILRNVFHSGMTPPLGANRGRFADRRVDRLTDKALLTETVQQRARLYARVQKRLAALLPVIPLWWPENVVVTSRRLKGFTPHPSGDLLGLASSELLEKPPPVDSSPEGRAAREPLR; encoded by the coding sequence ATGATAGGCATTCTATACACTGCGCCGGAAACCCCGGTCCGGCGGGCCATTACGGGGGTCTTCCTGGCGCTGATCAGCCTTTCGGCGGCCATCCTCCTCCTGCCAGGCTGCAACGCCCCCCCACGACAGCCCGGCACCCTGGCCGTGGCCCTGGAGGCCATGCCCACCCAGCTCGACCCGAGGCTGGCCACCGATGCGCACTCTTCGCGAATCGGCAGCCTGTTGTTTGCTTCGCTGCTTCGCCGCGACGCCGGTGGCCGGGCCGTCGCCTGGCTGGCCTCAAACTGGCAGGCGGTCGACCCGCTGACGTGGCGGTTCGAGTTACGTACAGACTTTGTTTTTCATGACCGACGACCCGTTACCGCCGACGACGTCGTGGCCAGTTACCGGGCGCTGATGGATCCAGACCTGGGGTCGCCGCGTAAGGCCATGCTCGCTTCGGTGCAATCGATTGAAAAGACGGGGCCCTACGAGGTCGTGTTCAAGCTCTCGCAACCCGACGCAGCTTTCCTGGAGGCGGCAAGCTTCGCCGTGCTGCCGTCCGACCTGGCGGCTGAGCGCCACCTCTCGAGCGAGCAGTTGATAGGCGCTGGTCCATACCGCCTGCTCGAAGTTCGTCACGGAGACAGCGTACTGCTCGAAGCCCACCCCGACTACGCCGACGGGCACCCACCCATAGAGCGCATAGAGTTCAGGGTGATTCCCGACGAGACCATGCGCGCGCTCGAGCTGCAGCACGGCTCGGTTGACCTGGTGCAGAACGCGCTCGACCCCGACACCGTGAGCTGGCTCAAAGAGAACGCCGACCATCTCGAAATCAGGCGGTCGCCCTCCAACAGTTTCCAATACCTCGGACTCAACCTCGACCACCCTGCCCTGGCCGACAAGCGTGTGCGCAGGGCTATCGCCATGGCCATTGACCGACAGGCCATCGTCGACTACCTGCTCGCGGGCCGAGCCCGGGTGGCCAGCGGCCTGCTGCCACCCCAGCACTGGGCCCACCACGACGGCGGCCCGGCGATCGTTTACGCGCCCGACAGGGCCGGACACCTGCTCGACCTCGCCGGCTATCCCCGGCGAGGCCCCGACGGAACGAGACTGACGCTGGATTACAAGACCACTACCCAGCAGCTCCGTCGCCGCCTGGCCGAGGCCATAGCCGCCCAGCTGTCAGCGCTGGGGGTAGAACTGGAACTCTCGTCCTGGGAGTGGGGCACGTTCTACTCGGACATCAAGAAGGGCAATTTCGACAGCTACTCGCTGGCCTGGGTGGGAATCTCGGACCCCGATATCCTGCGCAACGTGTTTCACTCCGGCATGACACCGCCCCTCGGAGCCAACCGTGGCCGGTTTGCCGACCGCCGCGTGGACCGACTGACCGACAAGGCCCTGCTGACCGAGACGGTCCAACAGCGGGCCCGGCTCTACGCGCGCGTTCAGAAAAGACTGGCCGCGCTGCTGCCGGTTATCCCGCTGTGGTGGCCCGAGAACGTGGTGGTGACCAGCCGACGACTCAAAGGCTTTACCCCCCATCCATCCGGAGACCTGCTGGGACTGGCCTCCTCTGAGCTCCTGGAAAAACCCCCGCCTGTTGACAGCAGCCCCGAAGGACGCGCAGCGCGCGAGCCCTTGAGATAA
- the hemC gene encoding hydroxymethylbilane synthase, with protein MKLRLGTRGSELALLQAGLVADQLRGSHEGLGVELVEVSTTGDRVLDRPLRELGGKGLFVRELDQALLEGRIECAVHSVKDMPSAIEPGLVLASVPARESAVDVLLTRGALGLDELARGATVGTTSPRRSALLKSKRPDLEIVFLRGNLGTRLDRLRNAEFDATLLAAAGLKRLGLDLSDLCCTPLDPREFCPAPGQGALGVTVRSVDGEVRGLLAAINDPDSFQAVEAERAVSRRLGASCYSPVAAWARHEDGVLKVEATVVSPDGSLVLNEAAQGDPGRAVALGLEVANGLLARGAADIMASAEAGD; from the coding sequence GTGAAGCTGCGCCTGGGCACGCGGGGCAGCGAGCTGGCACTGCTGCAGGCGGGCCTGGTCGCCGACCAGCTGCGCGGAAGCCACGAAGGCCTCGGGGTCGAGCTCGTGGAGGTCAGTACCACCGGTGACAGGGTTCTCGACCGGCCGCTACGTGAGCTTGGCGGCAAGGGCTTGTTTGTCCGCGAGCTGGACCAGGCCCTGCTCGAGGGCCGCATCGAGTGCGCAGTGCACTCGGTGAAGGATATGCCCTCTGCGATCGAACCGGGGCTTGTGCTGGCCTCGGTACCAGCCAGGGAGAGCGCGGTCGACGTGCTGCTGACCCGCGGTGCCCTTGGCCTGGACGAACTCGCCCGGGGCGCGACGGTGGGGACGACCAGCCCACGCCGTTCGGCGCTGCTCAAATCAAAGCGCCCGGACCTTGAGATCGTGTTTTTGCGCGGCAACCTGGGTACGCGTCTTGATCGCCTGAGAAACGCCGAGTTCGACGCGACCTTGCTTGCCGCCGCCGGACTCAAGCGCCTGGGCCTGGACCTGAGCGATCTATGTTGCACACCGCTGGACCCGAGGGAGTTCTGCCCGGCGCCGGGACAGGGCGCTCTCGGTGTCACCGTGCGGTCGGTCGACGGCGAGGTCAGGGGCCTGCTCGCCGCCATCAACGATCCCGACAGCTTCCAAGCCGTCGAGGCTGAGCGCGCGGTATCCCGGCGACTCGGCGCTAGTTGCTACTCGCCGGTGGCCGCCTGGGCGCGACACGAGGACGGTGTCCTGAAAGTGGAGGCTACGGTGGTGAGCCCCGACGGCAGCCTGGTACTCAACGAGGCGGCCCAGGGGGATCCTGGCCGCGCTGTGGCACTGGGGCTCGAGGTAGCCAACGGACTGCTGGCGCGGGGAGCGGCCGATATAATGGCCAGCGCGGAGGCGGGCGATTGA
- a CDS encoding glutamyl-tRNA reductase, with protein sequence MARGLLVYGINHHSAPVELRERLSVPEEALADRLGELLEVPGVEEAVLLSTCNRVEMIACCAGDVSHGELLRKALLADSGVAPELAAPHAYQHTGREAVRHLFRVASSLDSLVVGEPQILGQMKDQYLLSHGHSSTGAVLNRLFHKSFSVAKRVRSETGIASKSVSVASVAVDLAGKIFENLEGRTALLLGLGEIGEVTARQLLSAGVERLLVANRTLETALELARELDGTALPLERMAGYLPLADLVVGCSGGGQLVMAAEVSAALKERRHRPMFFIDLAVPRNFDPAINNVDGAYLYDVDDLASVINENKSSRRREATEGEVMVEQEVDSFWQWFEALELVPTIVELRESVEIIRATELTRTLDKMSLDEESRERVDQMTRSMMNKLLHSPTSVLKEAGGSNEETGLLSATRRLFGLGDPEK encoded by the coding sequence ATGGCACGCGGACTCCTGGTCTACGGCATTAATCACCACAGCGCGCCGGTGGAATTACGCGAGCGCCTGAGCGTGCCCGAAGAGGCGCTGGCGGATCGCCTGGGCGAGCTGCTCGAGGTGCCGGGCGTAGAAGAAGCGGTCTTGTTATCGACCTGCAACCGGGTTGAGATGATAGCCTGCTGCGCGGGCGACGTTTCTCACGGTGAATTGCTGCGTAAGGCCCTGTTGGCCGACAGCGGGGTAGCTCCCGAGCTGGCCGCACCCCACGCTTACCAGCACACGGGCAGGGAGGCGGTGAGGCACCTGTTCCGGGTGGCCTCCAGCCTGGACTCCCTGGTGGTGGGCGAGCCGCAGATACTGGGACAGATGAAGGACCAGTACCTCCTGTCGCACGGCCACAGCAGCACGGGAGCGGTTCTCAACCGTTTGTTTCACAAGAGCTTTTCGGTGGCCAAGAGGGTTCGAAGCGAGACTGGCATCGCCTCCAAATCGGTGTCCGTGGCCTCGGTAGCTGTAGACCTGGCGGGTAAAATTTTCGAAAACCTGGAGGGGCGCACGGCTCTACTGCTGGGCTTGGGCGAAATCGGCGAGGTCACGGCGCGGCAGTTGCTGTCGGCCGGCGTGGAACGCCTGCTGGTGGCCAACCGCACGCTTGAGACCGCGCTCGAGCTGGCTCGCGAACTTGACGGAACGGCTCTTCCACTCGAGCGCATGGCGGGCTACCTGCCCCTTGCCGACCTCGTCGTAGGATGCTCGGGCGGCGGGCAGCTCGTGATGGCGGCCGAGGTATCAGCCGCACTAAAAGAGAGGCGGCACCGGCCGATGTTCTTCATTGATCTCGCTGTTCCCCGCAACTTTGACCCGGCGATCAACAACGTCGATGGCGCCTATCTCTACGACGTGGACGATCTCGCTTCGGTGATCAACGAGAACAAGAGTTCGCGCCGTAGAGAAGCCACCGAGGGCGAGGTCATGGTTGAGCAGGAAGTCGACAGCTTCTGGCAGTGGTTCGAAGCCCTGGAACTCGTGCCCACCATCGTGGAGCTGCGCGAAAGCGTCGAAATCATCAGGGCCACCGAATTAACGCGCACTCTCGACAAGATGTCTCTTGACGAGGAAAGCCGCGAGCGCGTGGACCAGATGACGCGCTCGATGATGAACAAGTTGCTGCACTCGCCCACTTCGGTGCTCAAGGAAGCAGGCGGCAGCAACGAGGAAACCGGGCTGCTCAGCGCGACCAGGCGGTTGTTCGGCCTGGGAGACCCGGAGAAGTGA
- a CDS encoding ABC transporter permease yields MLPYLSRRLAVLVPTVLGVATVVFLLTHAMPGDPVDIMLGEYAQAADREALSRRLGLDRPVSEQYLSFLSGLARGDLGRSIQGDQPVAELVALHAPATAELALAALLISIAIALPLGLLSAWKAGGAVDRLSLAGSMLGVAVPNFWLGPMLVLLFSIQLGWLPVSGRGGAAHLVLPALTLGTAMAGLLVRMTRSSLLEVMGEDYVRTARAKGLGESMVMLRHVLANALTPLLSVLGLQLGGLLAGAVITETIFAWPGLGRLMVQAIYSRDYPVVQGCVLVIAVTYVLVNLLTDLAYAWANPRVNYGDDDD; encoded by the coding sequence ATGCTGCCCTACCTGAGCAGGCGCCTGGCCGTACTCGTACCCACCGTACTGGGGGTCGCCACCGTAGTGTTTCTTCTGACCCACGCCATGCCCGGCGACCCGGTCGACATAATGCTCGGCGAGTACGCCCAGGCGGCCGACCGCGAAGCACTGTCGCGACGCCTGGGCTTGGACCGACCCGTGTCGGAGCAGTACCTGTCGTTCCTGTCCGGCCTGGCCCGCGGCGACCTCGGCCGATCCATACAGGGTGATCAGCCGGTGGCCGAACTGGTGGCCCTGCACGCGCCGGCTACCGCCGAGCTGGCCCTGGCCGCGCTGCTGATCTCGATAGCCATTGCCCTGCCGTTGGGCCTGCTGTCGGCGTGGAAAGCCGGCGGTGCGGTCGACCGCCTGTCGCTGGCCGGCAGTATGCTGGGAGTTGCCGTGCCCAACTTCTGGCTGGGCCCCATGCTCGTACTGCTGTTTTCGATACAGCTCGGCTGGCTGCCGGTGTCGGGCAGGGGAGGTGCGGCCCACCTCGTGCTGCCCGCCCTCACCCTGGGTACGGCCATGGCCGGCCTGCTGGTAAGGATGACCCGCAGCAGCCTGCTCGAAGTCATGGGCGAAGACTACGTGCGCACCGCCAGGGCCAAGGGCCTCGGTGAAAGCATGGTCATGCTTCGCCACGTACTGGCCAACGCGCTCACGCCACTGCTCTCGGTGCTGGGCCTGCAACTGGGTGGTCTACTGGCCGGCGCCGTGATCACCGAGACGATATTCGCCTGGCCGGGGCTGGGCAGGCTCATGGTGCAGGCGATCTACAGCCGCGACTACCCGGTGGTGCAGGGCTGCGTGCTGGTAATCGCTGTCACCTACGTGCTGGTGAACCTGCTCACCGACCTGGCCTACGCCTGGGCCAACCCGCGAGTGAACTACGGTGACGACGATGACTGA
- a CDS encoding c-type cytochrome biogenesis protein CcsB, whose protein sequence is MELAFLQLAATAYLASALAFGAHVLWSVKRAASAGPLLLGLGFIVHGLSIAWRTVDSGLVTMVGFAEGLSFFAWLVAGAWLVTQRRYSLSVIGAVVSPLAFALTLAAVILFTGARDVPPELMGPWLPVHVSLAFLGNAVFALAFAVSVIYLVQENALKSHRTGSVLNRLPSLEQLDRVNFTCLAWGFPLLTLGIMTGGLWASAYSGQFWSGEPREIFSTVLWVLYAGLLQLRYTRGLRGRRASLATILGFAILVFAYLAVNILPLAAGRHGGGVLS, encoded by the coding sequence ATGGAACTGGCTTTTCTCCAATTGGCTGCTACGGCCTACCTGGCATCGGCGCTCGCGTTCGGTGCCCACGTGTTGTGGTCGGTCAAGCGCGCGGCTTCGGCTGGCCCCCTGTTGCTTGGCCTGGGCTTTATTGTTCATGGCTTGTCGATTGCCTGGCGCACGGTTGATTCGGGATTGGTCACAATGGTGGGCTTCGCCGAGGGGCTGTCATTTTTTGCCTGGCTGGTGGCCGGTGCCTGGCTGGTGACACAACGCCGCTACAGCCTGTCAGTGATAGGAGCGGTGGTCAGTCCCCTGGCCTTTGCGCTCACGCTGGCCGCGGTCATCCTGTTTACCGGTGCGCGGGATGTGCCACCCGAGTTGATGGGCCCGTGGTTGCCGGTACACGTCTCGCTCGCGTTTCTCGGCAACGCCGTTTTCGCGCTGGCCTTTGCCGTCAGCGTTATCTACCTGGTGCAGGAGAACGCGCTCAAGTCGCACCGCACGGGCTCGGTGCTGAACCGCCTGCCGTCACTCGAACAGCTCGACAGGGTCAATTTTACCTGCCTGGCCTGGGGTTTTCCGCTGCTCACCCTGGGCATCATGACCGGCGGTCTATGGGCATCTGCCTACTCGGGGCAGTTCTGGTCGGGTGAACCCCGCGAAATATTTTCTACCGTGCTCTGGGTGCTCTACGCGGGCTTGTTGCAGCTGCGCTACACACGCGGGCTGCGCGGACGTCGGGCTTCTCTGGCCACCATTCTTGGCTTTGCCATACTGGTGTTCGCCTACCTTGCGGTCAACATACTTCCCCTGGCGGCGGGACGGCACGGTGGGGGCGTGCTTTCCTGA
- a CDS encoding LysM peptidoglycan-binding domain-containing protein: MIAVVNEWAARVAVGFACIFLLVGPAAAAGTASPGSPNEQFPLFDELVPNVEFWTDVFAVYSSSQAVYHDMYDLGLVYRVVDFADIVDGRLSAAAKDRAIRARLGAEKTRIAAMLKSVAAGSLKNDEEKRIAGLLTERSGGVKSGLRLAGQFRYQRGLADRLCGALGRKASYAPETSKLLAKHGVPVDLLALPLVESSYVIAARSYAGAVGIWQFTWGTGRRFMHVDHTYDDRRDPIRSTEAAARYLRENYDRLGSWPLAITAYNHGAGGVAYAVRKLGTEDLGNIVTNYRSRRFGFASRNFYSEFLAARDVAARVDEFCPGLQVPEWNVKTVEMDHYVALSELASCAGVDEARLVELNPALSHEVIRGRAWVPSGYKLNLPADKAAAFGTSYAALAASSLHSEQQYYLSSYRVGRGQTLSQLARSYRTTVRELQRINNIVNPRSLRYGQLLKIPVAGSRSASSRSTGPAAIASSPSAASSGQTRHLVRRGETLDRLARRYGTTVGYLQYLNGIRDPRSLRYGTWIQIRRGGSGATASAASMVHQVRSGQTLSQIARIYGTSVPALQRRNSISDPRKLRRGQALQIP, translated from the coding sequence ATGATAGCAGTGGTGAATGAGTGGGCGGCCCGGGTCGCGGTGGGTTTCGCGTGTATCTTCCTCCTGGTGGGTCCTGCGGCGGCAGCTGGGACGGCCTCGCCCGGTTCTCCGAACGAACAGTTTCCCCTTTTTGACGAACTTGTTCCCAACGTCGAGTTCTGGACCGACGTGTTTGCTGTCTACAGCAGCAGCCAGGCTGTCTATCACGATATGTACGACCTCGGATTGGTCTACAGGGTTGTTGATTTTGCTGACATTGTCGACGGCCGACTTTCCGCAGCTGCCAAGGACCGTGCTATCAGGGCGCGCCTGGGCGCCGAAAAGACTCGCATCGCTGCGATGCTCAAGTCCGTGGCTGCCGGCAGTCTCAAGAACGACGAGGAGAAAAGAATCGCTGGGCTGCTCACCGAGCGAAGCGGTGGCGTTAAGTCGGGCCTGCGGCTTGCTGGCCAGTTTCGTTATCAACGGGGACTGGCCGACCGTCTTTGCGGTGCCCTCGGCCGAAAGGCCAGCTACGCCCCCGAGACCTCCAAGCTGCTCGCCAAACACGGGGTACCCGTTGACCTGCTGGCGCTGCCGCTGGTCGAATCGTCTTACGTCATCGCCGCGCGTTCTTACGCAGGGGCAGTGGGCATCTGGCAGTTCACCTGGGGCACCGGGCGTCGTTTCATGCACGTCGACCATACCTACGATGACAGGCGCGACCCTATACGTTCTACCGAGGCCGCGGCACGCTACCTGCGCGAGAACTACGACCGGCTCGGATCCTGGCCGCTGGCCATCACTGCTTACAACCACGGCGCCGGTGGCGTGGCTTACGCGGTCAGAAAACTGGGTACCGAAGACCTCGGCAACATTGTCACCAATTATCGCAGCCGTCGTTTCGGCTTTGCCTCTCGCAATTTTTACTCTGAGTTCCTGGCCGCGCGCGACGTTGCCGCGAGGGTCGATGAGTTCTGCCCTGGTCTGCAGGTGCCCGAGTGGAACGTCAAGACCGTCGAGATGGATCACTACGTGGCCCTGTCGGAGCTGGCCAGCTGTGCGGGCGTGGACGAAGCGAGGCTGGTTGAACTCAACCCGGCACTGTCGCACGAAGTCATTCGCGGTCGCGCGTGGGTTCCTTCCGGCTACAAGCTCAACCTCCCGGCAGACAAGGCCGCCGCGTTCGGTACGTCATACGCGGCGCTGGCCGCGTCGAGCCTTCACAGCGAGCAGCAATACTACCTTTCGAGTTACAGGGTAGGCAGGGGGCAGACGCTGTCGCAGCTGGCCCGCAGCTACAGGACCACGGTGCGGGAGTTGCAGCGCATCAACAACATCGTTAACCCGCGTTCACTCAGGTACGGGCAGCTGCTCAAAATCCCGGTTGCTGGCTCGCGATCGGCCAGCTCGCGATCGACCGGCCCGGCGGCGATTGCTTCGTCGCCATCGGCGGCCAGCAGCGGCCAGACGCGGCACCTCGTTCGCCGTGGCGAGACCCTCGATCGCCTGGCCCGCCGCTACGGCACCACGGTGGGTTACCTGCAGTACCTCAACGGTATTCGCGACCCGCGTTCGCTCAGGTATGGCACCTGGATACAGATTCGCCGCGGCGGTAGTGGCGCGACTGCGAGCGCGGCCTCGATGGTTCACCAGGTGCGCAGCGGACAGACGCTATCGCAGATAGCCCGGATATACGGCACATCGGTGCCCGCGCTGCAGCGGCGCAACAGTATCTCCGACCCTCGTAAGCTCAGGCGGGGACAGGCGCTGCAGATACCCTGA
- the hemB gene encoding porphobilinogen synthase: MAFPLHRMRRLRNSEGLRRMVRENSVAPADLVQPYFVCPGSGVESPVSSMPGVSQLSVDKVTEAASRAADAGVAGVLLFGIPEHKDAVGSSASDDNGVVQRAVAAIRKASPSLLVITDVCLCEYTDHGHCGVIEGEQVDNDATLPLLVEEALSHARAGADIVAPSDMMDGRVGAIRAALDEHHFEELPIMSYSAKYCSGFYGPFREAAESAPQFGDRRSYQMDPANSAEALREVELDLEEGADIVMVKPAMPYLDVIRSVKDTFACPLAAYQVSGEYSMIKAAVERGWLDESRVVAESLMAIKRAGADILISYYATDVATGAV, translated from the coding sequence ATGGCGTTTCCACTGCATAGGATGCGCAGGCTTCGCAACAGCGAAGGCCTCAGGCGCATGGTTCGCGAAAACAGCGTGGCCCCGGCCGACCTGGTCCAGCCTTACTTCGTCTGTCCCGGCAGCGGCGTTGAGAGCCCCGTGTCTTCGATGCCCGGGGTCAGCCAGCTGTCGGTGGACAAGGTAACCGAAGCTGCGTCCAGGGCCGCCGACGCAGGCGTGGCGGGGGTTCTGCTGTTCGGCATACCCGAGCACAAGGACGCGGTGGGCAGCAGCGCTTCTGACGACAATGGCGTTGTGCAAAGGGCGGTGGCGGCCATCAGGAAGGCCTCACCCTCATTGCTGGTCATTACAGATGTCTGCCTGTGCGAGTACACCGACCACGGCCACTGCGGAGTTATAGAGGGCGAGCAGGTAGACAACGACGCGACCCTGCCGCTTCTGGTGGAAGAGGCCCTGTCGCACGCGCGGGCCGGCGCCGACATCGTTGCTCCTTCCGACATGATGGACGGTCGGGTGGGTGCCATCAGGGCCGCTCTCGACGAGCATCACTTCGAGGAACTTCCCATAATGTCTTACTCGGCCAAGTACTGCTCGGGTTTTTATGGACCGTTCAGGGAGGCGGCCGAGTCGGCGCCGCAGTTCGGCGACCGGCGCAGTTACCAGATGGACCCTGCCAACTCGGCTGAAGCCCTGCGTGAGGTGGAGCTGGATCTCGAAGAAGGTGCCGACATCGTCATGGTGAAACCGGCAATGCCCTACCTTGATGTCATCAGGTCGGTCAAGGACACTTTTGCCTGCCCGCTGGCTGCCTACCAGGTCAGTGGCGAGTACTCCATGATCAAGGCCGCGGTAGAGCGTGGCTGGCTCGATGAATCACGGGTGGTGGCCGAGTCGCTGATGGCAATCAAGAGGGCCGGGGCTGACATCCTGATCAGCTACTACGCCACCGACGTCGCCACCGGCGCCGTCTAA
- the cobA gene encoding uroporphyrinogen-III C-methyltransferase, with product MTAKVVLVGAGPGDPGLLTLRGRDWLASADVVLYDALVDTRLLALAGKTAELLLVGRRHGLEVCSQAEVNKMIVGYALDGRVVVRLKGGDPFLFGRGGEEVEACRLAGIDCEVIPGVSSALAVPALAGIPLTHRDYASSVTILTGRSGKGREGREPDWAALAASGSTMVWLMGMLKADYIVEQLLSAGMAAATPAAAVVRGSTAAQASVLCSLEELPGRLRSADLRPPGVLVIGEVVKLGSSGGSWEKRPLFGRRIVVTRAAEQAAAFCTRLEQLGAEAVEYPVIETQPITEGPDIDRLLPLLSSFDLLVLTSVNGVNFFFDLLAATSTDLRELAGVDIAAVGPATTAAIEARGLRVAFQPPRYRAEELADALGDVEGKRVLIAGAELAREVLPDTLAERSAVVEILPVYRSVIPRATGRFEELGEVDMVTFASPSALQHFDELNDGRAAELLAGKAVAVIGPVTAEALVNKGIIPDVLPDEWTSAGMAVAIESYFANQQGLP from the coding sequence TTGACCGCCAAGGTTGTCCTGGTCGGCGCCGGTCCGGGCGACCCCGGCCTGCTGACCCTCAGGGGCCGCGACTGGTTGGCTTCTGCCGACGTGGTTCTCTACGACGCTCTGGTCGACACGCGCTTGCTCGCGCTGGCCGGCAAAACTGCCGAGCTACTCCTGGTGGGTCGTCGCCACGGACTCGAGGTCTGCAGCCAGGCCGAGGTCAACAAAATGATAGTCGGTTACGCGCTGGACGGGCGCGTGGTCGTGCGCTTGAAGGGAGGGGACCCTTTCCTCTTCGGGCGCGGGGGTGAGGAGGTCGAGGCCTGTCGCCTGGCCGGTATCGACTGCGAGGTTATACCCGGAGTGAGTTCGGCCCTGGCCGTGCCGGCCCTGGCCGGCATACCACTCACCCACAGGGACTATGCCTCGTCGGTCACTATTCTCACTGGTCGCTCAGGCAAGGGCCGCGAGGGCAGGGAGCCCGACTGGGCGGCCCTGGCCGCCTCGGGTTCGACCATGGTCTGGCTGATGGGAATGCTCAAGGCCGACTACATTGTCGAACAGCTGCTGTCCGCGGGCATGGCCGCTGCCACTCCCGCGGCCGCGGTGGTGCGCGGAAGCACCGCGGCGCAGGCGTCCGTGCTATGCTCGCTCGAGGAACTACCCGGCAGGCTCAGGAGCGCCGACCTGCGTCCACCGGGAGTGCTGGTTATAGGCGAGGTGGTTAAACTCGGAAGCAGTGGTGGCAGCTGGGAAAAACGCCCTTTGTTCGGGCGTCGTATCGTGGTCACGCGGGCGGCAGAACAAGCCGCTGCCTTCTGCACCCGGCTCGAGCAACTAGGCGCCGAGGCGGTCGAGTATCCGGTGATCGAAACCCAGCCCATTACCGAGGGCCCGGACATCGACCGACTGTTGCCACTGCTATCGAGTTTCGACCTGCTCGTGCTCACCAGCGTTAACGGCGTGAATTTTTTCTTCGACCTTCTCGCTGCGACTAGCACCGACCTGCGCGAACTGGCCGGTGTCGATATCGCCGCGGTCGGCCCCGCGACGACGGCGGCCATAGAGGCGCGGGGCCTGCGCGTGGCTTTTCAACCGCCGCGCTACCGGGCCGAGGAACTGGCCGACGCACTGGGAGACGTGGAGGGCAAGCGCGTACTGATCGCCGGGGCCGAACTGGCTCGCGAGGTTCTGCCCGACACCCTCGCTGAACGCTCGGCCGTCGTGGAGATACTGCCGGTTTACCGCAGCGTGATTCCCCGGGCTACCGGCAGATTCGAAGAGCTGGGCGAGGTCGACATGGTCACCTTTGCCAGCCCTTCGGCGTTGCAGCACTTCGATGAGCTCAACGATGGGCGAGCGGCCGAGTTGCTGGCTGGCAAGGCCGTGGCCGTCATAGGCCCGGTCACGGCAGAGGCGCTGGTAAACAAGGGGATAATCCCGGACGTGCTGCCCGACGAATGGACCAGTGCGGGCATGGCGGTGGCAATCGAAAGCTACTTTGCAAACCAGCAGGGGCTGCCGTAG